TGGCGGATGGTCGGGGCCGGCAGTTTGCCGGGCTTGCGGACCAGCAGCAGGCCGGTGCCCAGCTTGTAGGCCAAAGCCGAGCCGAAGGGAAAGCCCCGGGATTCTATGACAGCAATGGCGTCTATTTTGACATCTTTTAATTGCTCTGACAGCTGATCCACCGCCAGCTTGAAGCCTTCGGCATCTTTCAGCAAAGTGGTGATATCCTTGAAGCCGATGCCTTTCTTGGGAAAGTCCGGCACTTCTCTGATGAATTTTTCCAGGTTGACTGCCATGTTCTGCTCCTGATGAGTTTTATAATTCTTTTTTTTAATTTACCACAAAGGACACAAAGTGTTTTGTCATTCCTGCG
This genomic interval from Candidatus Edwardsbacteria bacterium contains the following:
- a CDS encoding adenine phosphoribosyltransferase; the encoded protein is MAVNLEKFIREVPDFPKKGIGFKDITTLLKDAEGFKLAVDQLSEQLKDVKIDAIAVIESRGFPFGSALAYKLGTGLLLVRKPGKLPAPTIRQEYALEYGTDALEIHQDAIKPGQNVLIVDDLLATGGTAMAVAQLVEKLQGKVSAIAFVVELDFLKGREKLKEYNIISLVHYQSE